Proteins from a genomic interval of Quercus robur chromosome 9, dhQueRobu3.1, whole genome shotgun sequence:
- the LOC126698751 gene encoding uncharacterized protein LOC126698751, whose translation MAGVKRRHFGSDIRSLHKELDEVSCPICMDHPHNAVLLLCSSHDKGCRSYICDTSYRHSNCLDRFKKLRANTRTLPTSLHVNPYNSSNASGMNLALSTDLNQASENHNLNERNTVISVGLPGAPGEDGLQDQSRHLEMQEGLLETLDSESFQERVEVEELDVENSSESELSLKCPLCRGDILGWEVVEEARNYLNLKKRSCSRESCSFFGNYQELRRHARRVHPTTRPSDIDPSRERAWRSLEHQREYGDIVSAIRSAMPGAVVVGDYVIENGDRLAGERESGAGEVNGPWWTTLFLFQMIGSMDGVGESRARSRAWMRHRRPAGALSERRFLWGENLLGLQDDNDDDDDDDLRILSDVGEDGSPVPRRRRRLTRSRSNGDQP comes from the coding sequence ATGGCTGGGGTAAAACGAAGACATTTTGGTTCAGATATCCGTTCTCTTCACAAAGAGTTGGATGAGGTTTCATGCCCTATCTGCATGGACCATCCACATAATGCTGTTCTCCTCCTGTGCAGCTCACATGACAAGGGTTGCAGATCTTATATTTGTGATACAAGTTACAGGCATTCAAATTGCCTGGACcgctttaaaaaattaagggcCAACACTAGGACTTTACCCACTTCTTTACATGTAAATCCATACAATTCTAGTAATGCTTCTGGTATGAACTTGGCTTTGAGTACTGACTTAAATCAGGCTAGTGAAAATCACAATCTAAATGAAAGAAACACTGTAATATCTGTTGGCTTGCCTGGAGCACCGGGAGAAGATGGTCTTCAGGATCAAAGTAGACATTTAGAAATGCAAGAAGGCTTATTGGAAACACTTGATTCTGAATCCTTTCAGGAAAGGGTTGAGGTTGAAGAGTTAGATGTGGAGAATTCATCAGAATCAGAATTGAGCTTGAAATGCCCTTTGTGCCGAGGAGACATACTTGGGTGGGAGGTTGTGGAAGAGGCCAGGAATTATCTTAACCTGAAGAAGCGAAGTTGCTCTAGGGAATCATGCTCGTTCTTTGGTAACTACCAGGAATTGCGACGGCATGCAAGAAGGGTTCACCCCACAACCCGACCATCTGACATAGATCCATCTAGAGAACGAGCGTGGCGAAGCCTTGAGCACCAGAGAGAATATGGTGATATAGTCAGTGCTATTCGTTCAGCTATGCCTGGAGCTGTTGTGGTTGGGGACTATGTTATTGAAAATGGAGATAGACTAGCAGGTGAAAGGGAAAGTGGTGCAGGTGAAGTTAATGGGCCATGGTGGActactttgtttttgtttcagaTGATTGGCTCGATGGATGGTGTTGGGGAATCACGGGCCCGGTCAAGGGCTTGGATGAGACATCGACGGCCAGCAGGAGCTTTATCTGAACGGCGGTTTCTTTGGGGGGAGAATCTGTTGGGTCTGCAGGATGATAATGACGATGACGATGACGATGACTTGCGAATATTAAGTGATGTGGGTGAAGATGGATCTCCAGTTCCTAGAAGACGTCGGCGTTTGACCCGGTCAAGGTCAAATGGAGATCAACCTTGA